The Gammaproteobacteria bacterium genome window below encodes:
- the nuoL gene encoding NADH-quinone oxidoreductase subunit L, protein MKSLYIAIPLAPLFGSILAGLFGKYIGRRASHMATIAGVATAFLLSLLAFNYIVLEGGAVFNETIYTWMVVGGIPFEIGFLIDNLTVLMMLVVTFVSLMVHIYTIGYMHDDPGYQRFFSYIALFTFSMLMLVMSNNFLQLFFGWEAVGLVSYLLIGFWYKKPTAIFANMKAFLVNRIGDFGFLLGIAAVFMHFNSLDYMDVFTAAPHLTDTTIEIFSGEQWSLMTVIAILLFIGAMGKSAQVPLHVWLPDSMEGPTPISALIHAATMVTAGIFMVARMSPLFELSETALSFIMIIGATTAFFMGLLGLVQNDIKRVVAYSTLSQLGYMTVALGASAYAAGIFHLMTHAFFKALLFLAAGSVIIAMHHEQDMRKMGGLRKYLPITWITSLIGSLALIGTPFFAGYYSKDSIIVAVQNSTLPGAGYAYIAVLSGVFITALYSFRMYFLVFHGKERMDDHTREHLHESPAVVTIPLILLAIPSVIAGYLMGPILFDGFFDGVIHVLPEHDVLASLKEDFHGPIAFATHAIVSPPFYLALAGVFVAWYVYMVKPCIADMAEKSLSGLHRLLTNKYYLDDINQKVFAGGTVGIGRLFWNLGDKLLIDGLLVNGSAKLVGLCSGVMRKMQSGYLYHYAFAMILGLLGLLSWVIKPWA, encoded by the coding sequence CGAAACCATCTATACCTGGATGGTGGTAGGCGGGATTCCCTTTGAGATCGGTTTCCTGATCGATAATCTCACGGTGTTAATGATGCTGGTGGTCACCTTTGTCTCGCTGATGGTGCATATCTACACCATTGGTTATATGCATGATGATCCGGGCTATCAACGTTTCTTCAGTTATATTGCCTTGTTTACCTTCTCCATGCTGATGCTGGTGATGTCGAATAACTTCTTGCAGTTATTCTTCGGCTGGGAGGCTGTGGGGCTGGTGTCTTACCTGCTGATTGGTTTTTGGTATAAGAAGCCGACAGCAATCTTCGCCAATATGAAGGCGTTTCTGGTCAACCGCATTGGTGATTTTGGTTTTCTGTTGGGTATTGCTGCGGTCTTTATGCATTTCAATAGCCTGGATTATATGGATGTATTCACTGCTGCACCGCATCTTACCGATACCACGATTGAGATATTCAGTGGTGAACAGTGGTCGTTGATGACAGTGATTGCTATTTTGTTGTTCATTGGTGCTATGGGTAAATCGGCGCAGGTGCCACTGCATGTCTGGCTGCCTGATTCGATGGAAGGCCCTACCCCAATCTCGGCACTGATTCATGCCGCAACTATGGTGACTGCCGGTATCTTTATGGTGGCACGTATGTCGCCATTGTTTGAGTTATCAGAGACGGCGTTGAGTTTTATCATGATAATCGGTGCGACCACCGCCTTCTTTATGGGGCTGTTGGGTCTGGTACAGAATGATATTAAACGTGTGGTGGCCTATTCAACCCTGTCTCAACTGGGTTACATGACGGTGGCACTGGGTGCCTCAGCCTATGCGGCCGGTATCTTCCACCTGATGACTCATGCCTTCTTCAAGGCACTGTTATTTCTCGCTGCCGGTTCTGTGATTATTGCCATGCACCATGAACAGGATATGCGCAAGATGGGTGGGCTGAGAAAATATCTCCCCATTACCTGGATTACCTCATTGATTGGTTCACTGGCTCTGATTGGTACGCCGTTCTTTGCCGGTTATTATTCCAAGGACAGTATTATTGTGGCAGTACAGAATTCTACCCTGCCGGGTGCGGGTTATGCCTATATTGCCGTGCTTTCCGGGGTGTTTATTACTGCGCTGTATAGCTTCCGTATGTATTTTCTGGTATTTCATGGCAAGGAGCGCATGGATGACCATACGCGTGAACACCTGCATGAATCACCGGCAGTGGTTACTATTCCGCTCATCCTGTTAGCCATCCCTTCTGTGATAGCGGGTTATCTGATGGGGCCGATTCTGTTCGATGGCTTCTTTGACGGGGTGATTCATGTGTTACCTGAACATGATGTGCTGGCATCCTTGAAAGAAGACTTCCACGGCCCCATCGCCTTTGCGACCCATGCGATTGTGAGCCCACCGTTCTATCTGGCACTGGCGGGTGTGTTTGTGGCGTGGTATGTCTATATGGTGAAACCTTGTATTGCGGACATGGCTGAGAAATCGCTATCCGGTCTGCATCGTCTGTTAACGAATAAGTATTACCTGGATGATATTAACCAGAAGGTGTTTGCCGGTGGTACCGTGGGTATAGGGCGTTTGTTTTGGAATCTGGGTGACAAGTTATTGATTGATGGCTTGTTGGTGAACGGCAGTGCCAAACTGGTGGGGTTGTGCTCAGGTGTCATGCGCAAGATGCAGAGTGGTTATCTCTATCATTATGCCTTTGCCATGATTTTAGGTTTATTAGGTTTGTTAAGCTGGGTTATCAAGCCTTGGGCTTGA
- the nuoN gene encoding NADH-quinone oxidoreductase subunit NuoN has protein sequence MMPELAEFFPLIPEIFILSMTCIILILDAFLTERTRTISFALSQVTLVITALLVVFVDSGITEVVLHGLFVNDAMAIVLKVFVCIVTFMVFQYSRDYLRARGLFKGEYYVLGLFGVLGMMIMISAHNFLTIYLGLELLSLSLYAMVAFDRDSATASEAAMKYFVLGALASGMLLYGISMLYGVTGSLDIAEVSNAIAAHDARDLPLVFGLVFVVVGLAFKLGAVPFHMWVPDVYQGAPTSVTLYIGSAPKLAAFAIVMRLLVDAMGPLYVDWSGMLMILAVLSMAVGNVIAIAQTNIKRMLAYSTISHIGFLILGILSGSNEGYAASMFYAITYAIMAAGGFGIIILLSRRGFEADQLDDFKGLNDRSPWAAFMMMLLMFSMAGVPPTVGFFAKLSVLEAVISADMLWLALVAVAFSVIGAFYYLRIIKLMYFDKVEEGAQPIQAAFDTRFVLSLNSLAVLALGIFPGALMTLCINAIG, from the coding sequence ATAATGCCTGAACTTGCTGAATTCTTCCCGCTTATCCCTGAGATATTCATCCTCAGTATGACTTGCATTATATTGATCCTGGATGCCTTTCTTACGGAGCGGACGCGCACTATTTCCTTTGCTCTATCACAGGTGACACTGGTTATTACCGCCTTGCTGGTGGTGTTTGTTGATAGTGGCATAACCGAGGTGGTGCTGCACGGTCTGTTCGTCAATGATGCCATGGCGATTGTACTCAAGGTGTTCGTCTGTATTGTGACCTTTATGGTGTTCCAGTATTCCAGGGATTATCTGCGTGCGCGTGGTCTGTTTAAGGGTGAGTATTATGTGCTAGGTCTGTTTGGTGTGCTGGGTATGATGATTATGATCTCAGCGCATAACTTCCTGACCATCTATCTGGGGCTGGAATTATTGTCTCTGTCGTTGTATGCCATGGTGGCCTTTGATCGGGACTCAGCCACTGCCTCTGAGGCAGCAATGAAATACTTTGTCCTTGGTGCGCTGGCATCGGGTATGTTGCTCTACGGTATCTCCATGCTCTACGGCGTGACCGGTTCACTGGATATTGCCGAGGTCTCGAATGCCATTGCCGCGCATGATGCGCGTGACCTGCCACTGGTCTTTGGTCTGGTATTTGTAGTGGTGGGGCTGGCCTTTAAACTGGGTGCAGTTCCCTTCCACATGTGGGTTCCCGATGTCTATCAGGGTGCGCCGACCTCAGTAACTTTGTATATCGGTAGTGCGCCTAAACTGGCTGCTTTCGCCATTGTGATGCGTCTGCTGGTGGATGCTATGGGGCCCTTGTATGTCGACTGGAGCGGGATGTTGATGATTCTCGCAGTCTTGTCGATGGCAGTGGGTAATGTGATTGCCATTGCACAGACCAATATCAAACGTATGCTGGCGTATTCAACCATCTCGCATATTGGTTTTCTGATATTAGGTATCCTGTCGGGTAGCAATGAAGGCTATGCTGCCTCCATGTTCTACGCCATCACCTATGCCATTATGGCTGCTGGTGGTTTTGGTATCATTATCTTGCTTAGTCGGCGTGGCTTTGAGGCTGATCAATTGGATGACTTCAAAGGGCTTAATGATCGTAGTCCATGGGCAGCCTTTATGATGATGTTGCTGATGTTCTCAATGGCAGGTGTGCCACCTACCGTGGGCTTCTTTGCCAAGTTATCGGTGCTGGAGGCGGTTATATCCGCAGATATGTTATGGCTGGCACTGGTTGCCGTCGCTTTCTCCGTGATTGGTGCGTTCTATTATTTGCGTATCATAAAGCTGATGTATTTTGATAAGGTGGAAGAGGGAGCACAACCGATACAAGCCGCCTTTGATACCCGCTTTGTGTTGAGTCTGAATAGCCTGGCGGTATTAGCTCTAGGAATATTCCCTGGTGCCTTGATGACGCTGTGTATAAATGCCATTGGCTAA
- a CDS encoding NADH-quinone oxidoreductase subunit M yields the protein MLDSSILSLVVWVPVIGGLLILALSMTDGPKFLDARWMALLVAVATFALSIPLYTGFDLNTANMQFVELTPWIDRFNINYHLGIDGISMPLILLTTFTTILVIVASWEVIKDKVAQYMACFLIMEGLMNGVFAALDAMLFYVFWEGMLVPMFLIIGIWGGPKRVYATIKFFLYTFLGSVFMLVALIYMYYQSGSFSVLDFHQLALTRQEQILIFIAFLMAFAVKVPMWPVHTWLPDAHVEAPTGGSVILAAIMLKIGGYGFLRFSLPITPDASMELDWLMITLSLIAIVYIGFVAIVQQDMKKLIAYSSIAHMGFVILGIFVAFQIMDQTGGIQGAMLGLEGAIVQMISHGFISGALFLCIGVLYDRMHTRNISDYGGVINKMPIFGAFMVLFSMANSGLPGTSGFVGEFMVILASFKANFWYAFLAATTLMLGAGYSLWLLKRVIFGEVANDQVAALEDVNYREFMVLGVLAIAVLALGLYPAPLVDVLHATVENLLQHISVSKL from the coding sequence ATGTTAGATTCTTCTATATTAAGTCTGGTTGTCTGGGTACCTGTTATCGGTGGTCTACTGATACTGGCGCTGAGTATGACCGATGGCCCCAAATTTCTGGATGCACGCTGGATGGCGCTGCTGGTTGCTGTGGCGACCTTTGCCTTGAGTATCCCCTTATATACCGGCTTTGATCTGAATACGGCAAACATGCAGTTTGTTGAACTCACGCCATGGATTGATCGCTTTAACATCAATTATCACCTCGGTATTGATGGTATCTCAATGCCGTTGATCCTGTTGACCACCTTTACCACCATTCTGGTGATTGTTGCCAGTTGGGAAGTGATCAAAGATAAGGTGGCTCAATACATGGCCTGTTTCCTGATTATGGAAGGCCTGATGAATGGTGTGTTTGCTGCCCTTGATGCGATGTTGTTCTATGTGTTCTGGGAAGGCATGCTGGTGCCGATGTTCCTGATTATTGGTATCTGGGGTGGGCCGAAGAGGGTTTATGCCACCATTAAGTTCTTCCTCTATACCTTTCTCGGCTCGGTGTTTATGCTGGTTGCCCTGATCTATATGTATTATCAGTCGGGCAGCTTCAGTGTGCTGGACTTCCATCAACTGGCGTTGACGCGACAGGAACAGATTCTGATCTTTATCGCCTTCCTGATGGCGTTTGCGGTTAAGGTGCCGATGTGGCCGGTGCATACCTGGCTACCGGATGCGCACGTTGAGGCACCTACTGGCGGTTCGGTTATCCTGGCGGCGATTATGTTGAAGATTGGTGGCTACGGCTTCCTGCGTTTTAGTCTGCCGATTACCCCGGATGCCAGCATGGAGTTGGACTGGTTGATGATTACGCTGTCGCTGATTGCCATCGTCTATATTGGTTTTGTTGCCATTGTGCAGCAGGATATGAAAAAACTGATAGCTTATTCCTCTATCGCACACATGGGTTTTGTCATCCTCGGTATTTTCGTTGCCTTTCAAATCATGGATCAGACGGGAGGCATACAAGGTGCGATGCTGGGGCTGGAGGGTGCTATTGTACAGATGATCTCGCACGGCTTTATCTCCGGGGCATTATTCCTCTGTATCGGGGTGTTGTACGACCGTATGCATACCCGCAACATCAGCGACTATGGTGGTGTGATTAACAAAATGCCGATATTTGGTGCCTTTATGGTGTTGTTCAGTATGGCAAACTCCGGTCTGCCGGGCACCTCCGGTTTTGTCGGTGAGTTTATGGTGATCCTTGCCAGCTTTAAGGCGAACTTCTGGTATGCCTTCCTTGCCGCTACCACCCTGATGCTGGGTGCGGGTTACAGTCTGTGGTTGTTGAAACGGGTCATCTTTGGTGAGGTTGCTAATGATCAGGTGGCTGCACTTGAAGATGTGAATTACAGAGAATTTATGGTGTTGGGTGTGCTTGCCATTGCGGTATTGGCACTAGGTTTGTATCCGGCACCACTTGTCGATGTATTGCATGCAACAGTAGAAAATCTGTTGCAACATATATCGGTATCAAAACTATAA
- a CDS encoding tyrosine-type recombinase/integrase, protein MDCSVFVLPEWATKNEEERVVVLNSASASVIEAQRGKHPSRVFTLRNRPLNKIYNSGWQGGRERAANRYEKEMKDTAPWGFRNLRVHDLRHTFGRRLRAAGVSKETRSALLGHKTGDITTHYSGAEIQELIDAVAKIVKADSRKTPALTLLRVSSRQ, encoded by the coding sequence TTGGACTGCTCAGTGTTCGTATTGCCTGAATGGGCGACGAAAAATGAGGAAGAAAGGGTTGTGGTACTAAATTCGGCTTCTGCTTCTGTGATCGAAGCTCAAAGAGGGAAACACCCCTCAAGGGTTTTCACACTAAGAAACAGACCATTGAATAAAATCTATAACTCAGGTTGGCAAGGTGGTCGTGAACGTGCCGCAAATAGATATGAAAAAGAGATGAAAGATACTGCCCCTTGGGGTTTTAGAAATCTCAGAGTTCATGATCTAAGGCATACATTTGGTAGAAGGCTTAGAGCTGCTGGAGTTTCTAAAGAAACTAGATCAGCACTACTAGGTCATAAGACTGGAGACATCACGACACACTACTCTGGGGCGGAAATTCAAGAACTTATTGATGCAGTTGCGAAGATTGTGAAAGCAGACTCCCGCAAAACTCCCGCACTGACATTATTAAGAGTTTCTTCCAGACAATAA